CCCCGTCCCGGGCCGTAAGGGTGCGATAGGCGTCAATCAAGCCGTCGCAGATAAACTGCCGCATGTCCGGGTTGTCTTCTACCAGCAATACCAGCGGCAGGTTCCTTAGGTCCGGGGAACGGAATGCAAATGCCTTTGGGGGTTCGGCTTCCTGCAGCGTGTTTTGCGGGTCCTGCATTTCCCCATGTCCGCGGGTGCGGATGGCCCGCAGGGGTAGCTGAACCGTAAATCGGGCTCCTTCTCCTTCCTCACTTTCCACAGTGATCGTTCCGTCCATCAGTTCCACCAGGTCGCGGGATAGGGCCAGGCCGATGCCGGAACCTTCCCGGTCCCTGGTCATGCCGCCCTGGGCCTGGTAGAACCGGTCGAATATATAGGGCAGGTCGCCGGAGGGAATCCCCCGGCCGCTGTCCGCCACCTGCATGGTGAGCAATTCGTCTTTATATGTGGCTTCAAATGCCACTGTCCCGCCGTCCTCGCAGAATTTAAAGGCATTGCTGAGGAGGTTGTAAACAACCTGTTCAATTTTATCCCGGTCGAACGATGCCCACAGGCTATCGGTGGGGATGCGGACGGAATAATCCATGCGGCGTTGGGCCGCGTGAGAGTTAAAGGCTGAGGCTGCCGCCCTCAGGCATTTGAATACGTCCCCTTCGGTAGGCTTTAACCGGAGTTCCCCCTGGTCAATACGGGAGAGGTCCAGTAATTGGTTCACCAGGCCGAGTACGCGCTGCGTATTGCGGCGGATCATCCGAACCTCTTCCCGGCTCAGGGTTTCCCCGGGGTTCTGTTCGAGTTTTTCAATCGGGCCTTTGATCAGGGTGAGCGGGGTGCGGAATTCATGCGAAATATTGGCAAAAAAACCGGATTTCAACCGGTCGAGCTCCTGCAATTCCAGGTTGGAGCGCTGCTTGAGCCGATACTGGTTGTAGATCAGGCCTGCCAGCAGGAGCACCAGCAAGGACAGCCCGATAATCCCATTGCGTTCATTGACCCGTTTGTTGAGTTGTAATTGCTGCAGGCTCTTCTCCGACGCAAGCAGCGCAATCTCCTGGTTTTTTCTTTCGCTCTGATACCGCGCCTCTATCTCGTTGGTGGCCTTCAGGATATTCTCGTCATACAGGCTGTCGGTAACGCGGCCCCAATTTTCTGCGCTTTCAAATGCCCGCTGGTAGTCCCCCAGGGCGCCGTAAGCCAGGTACAGGCGCCGGTAGATCTTGCTGAGCAAATCCAGGTCCGTTACCGGCGGCTCACGGTCCAGCAGCCGCTGGCAAAGATCAATGCTGCGCCTGTATTCCCCGAGGCCATAGGCTGTGACGGACAGGCTGTAGCCCACGGTGTTCACGAGCCGTTCGTTACCCACCTCCCGGGCCAGGGAATCCGCGCGCTGTAAGACCTCCCGTGCCCGCGCGTATTCGGACAATTCATTGAAGGCAATCCCCAGGTTGTTCAATACGCGGCCCGCACCGAGGAGGTCGCCGGTAGCCTCTTTGATGGGAAGGGCTTCCCGATTCAGGGCAATGGCTTTCTCGTTTTGGCCAAGCTCCGTGTAAACGGCTGCGAGGTTCGTCAGGCAGGCCGATATCCCCGGCTGTATATCGAGCTGCCGCACCCGTTCAAGGGCCTCTTCGTAATTTTCAATAGCCTTATCGTATTGCTTTTGATCGGCATAGAGGCCCGCCAGGTAGTTGTACGCCTGGGCCTGGGTGTTTATATCACCGGCCTTTCCGGCCAGGTCGATGGCCTGGCCAAAGTAATCCACAGCGGCAGCCGGATCGTTTTGCAAGCGCTTAAGCCACCCCAGTTCGCTGTAGCAGTTGGCGATCATTTTTTGGTTGCCCGCCAGGCGGTAGTCGGCCAATGCGCTGACAAGCAGCGAATCCGCTTCCCGGTAATTGCCCAGCCCGGAGAGTGTAAAACTCTTGATGCGTTTGGAAGCTGCCAGTTTCTCGGTAAGGCCGAGTTTCCGGGCCAGGGTTTCTGTCCGGTTGGCGTAATCCAGTGACTTGTTGAGGTCCGACCGGAAATAGGCCCAACTCAGGTCGAGCAATACCTGGACCCGGACGCTGTCTTCCGGGAGCCCCGGCAGGACCTGCAGCAGGCTATCCCGGTTGTATTGCCCGGCGCCGGCCGCATGCAGTGCCAGGAAGAACAGCCAAAGTAAATGTCTCAGCATTCCCAATGAATCAAAATTTAGGCTACCCGTAAGCAGGTTTTATGGGGGAATGTCGGGGATGGGGCCATCCCGTACTAACAATCCGGGACCACAATGTGGTACCCGGGTTCCATTTTCTGTATCCTGCGGAGCATCTTGAACACAGGTGCCTGAAAATGAGTTGAATATTTAGCAATTTAGCCAAAAACGAGTCAGTCAGGTGAAATTTCGAGGAGAAAAATCTCGATAAACGGCACTATTATCCGACCAAATCCAGGCGGATTTCACTGTTTGGTACAAACCTCCCCGGATACCGATTCATTGATCGTGAGAATGTGGTCGTTACCCGAAACTGTGAAAAAATGATAGGGTATCTTATGAATTTTAACAAAATCCGCAGCGGTTTTGCCAAAAACCTGTGAAAAATTCATAAGGGATTCCTGCCTGCTCTTTTGACATTTGACTCACCGAACCCCAAAATCTGTGTGTTATGAAAAGAATATTCACCCTTAAAAACCTCCTCGGTACCCTGTGCCTGCTCACAACCCTCAGCCTGAGTGCCCAGAGCGACAGAATTGCTGATGCCCGGCATACGGCCAGCCAGGAAGCCGACAAGCGCGTCGATGATTATCTGAAGCTGGTGAAGCTCGGGTATTCCGAACGGGAGATATACGAAGACCTCGGAAATGTAAACTTCCTGACGGAAAACTACGAGTCAGCGGCCTTCTGGTACCAGAAACTGGTAGACCTGGCCGGAATCCGCGCCATACCCGAAAGTTATCAGGAGCGCTATAAATACGCCATGCACAAGGCTGGCATTATCCAATATTCGGAAGTAGTGGCCCAGCGCGACTGGGTTTCCCGGATCAAAGACGACTATCAGATCGAGCGGAGCTCGCATGCCGCGCAGCTCACCCGATCTCTGGCGGAGAATTATAAAATGCCCGAATTCGGCCGTAACGATGCCTATCCGAATACCGAGAGCCTGGATGCCCTACGGGCTCTGTCGGAAGCGGATCTCGTTCAGATGCAATCCGAGCGGGCGGCTGTGCAAAATGCATACCTGCCGCCGGTATCGGTAACGGCCGACGGGCGTACCGCCTATTTCAGCAAAGCGGTGTTTGTAAAGCCCCTTTACGGGATTTTCTCCAAAAAACAATTGGTACATAAGATCTTCCGTGCCGAAAACATCAACGGCCAATGGGGGAATGTACGGGAAGTAGCCGTGGCCCCGAAGTACGCTTCGGCCATGCACCCGGCCGTATCCGCCGATGGATCCCGTCTGTATTTCGCCTCGGATATGCCCGGTACCTTCGGGAAATTTGATATCTACGTAGCCGATATCGGCAGGGATGGAAGCACGGGTGCCCCCCGGAACATGGGTGAAAAGATCAATACGCGGAAGAATGATTTATACCCCAGCCTGGCTGGAGGCGATATCCTCTTCTTTGCCTCTGACGGCCACGACGGATACGGCGGGCTGGACCTGTACGCCGCACGTGTGGCTCGCCGCAGTGTGGGGCTTGCCATCAATATCGGCAGCCCGTTCAACAGTATGGAGGATGAGTTTGCCCTGAACCTGCAAACCGAAGACGGCATTGCCTATGTCATGTCGAACCGGGGAGCCGCCCGGGATGACATCCAGCAACTGGTATTCTCCTATTTCGACGCGGAGAACAACCACGTGGCCGAAAACCGGTACAGTTTTAAGGAAATATTGGCTACGGAGCCCTCCCAGTCCTATGCAAACACCATGTTTGAGGATTGATTGCCCGGAACTTTGACTGACCCACCTGCCGCCGGGATGCAACCGGCGGCGGATCACCCCAGGGAACACCCCCATCAACCCCGAAAAATACAACCCGATGAAAGTCTGTAACCATTTCGACATCAAAACGGCCGCTGTGCTGCTGTTTTCCCTGCTCTGCTTCGGGCAGTCCGTCCGAAGCCAGCAGACCGGAGAACCCGAGGGCGATTTCAAAGTAAAGAGCCCATTCCACAACCAGTTGTTTTTCAACAGGTTCCTGATCAACCCCACATTTTCGCTGGTCAGGGAGAATAAATCCTACCTGAACATCCTGCACAGGAACCAGTATGCCACCTACGAGGATAATATCCAGAATTATTACCTGGGATTCAGCAACAAGCTCAATGAGCGGACGGCCCTGGGGATTGGCGTATACGGTCAGTGGGAAGGCGTGGTCCAGGAATTCGGCTTCAACGCCAATTACGCCACCGCCGTCCGCCTGGGCGATAAAAGCAAATTGACGTTTGGCACCAACATCACTTATGTGAGCCAGGGGCTCGCCCGGAATCGGATCGTTACCCCGGAAACCGACCCCACCCTGGAGGAAAGCACCAAGGAGAGCAAGATTTCCGTCCAGCCCGGGGTGGCCCTGTCCGTAGGCCGCTTCGATGTGGCCCTGTACGGCAAGGACCTGATCCGGTACAACCAGACCACCAACGAGTTGCTCACCGGGTTTGAAGCCCGCAACCTCCACGGGGCCCTGCAGTATACCCAACCGCTCGGCGGGGCGTCCGGCCTTTTTGAGAACGGGCGGTTGATGCCGCTGGTCCAGGTTGGAATGGACGCCGAAGACCGCATTGCCTATATCGGCTCCCTGCTGCTGGACCTGCCGAATTACGGTTGGGTGCAGACTACCTACGACGCCACCTACGGCCTGTCCATGGGGCTCGGCTTCAACCTGAATCAAAAGTTGTCCCTGGGCTACCTGATGGAGAAGGATCTGTCGGATACGGGCTCCAACCTCGGGTGGAACCACGAGCTGTCCTTGGCCTATACCTTTAAGGACGACGAGGACAATGGGGAGATCTTTGTCGATGCCGGTACAATGAGCAAGGACAAACAAATCGATGCGATTGTGCGGAATTATGAGGACCAGTTGCTGGAGTTGCGCGCGGCCCGGGATGCGGATGCAGTGGTTAGCGAACAATCCCTGGCCTGGGAGAACCGACTGATCCTGGACGAACTCATGATGCGCCAGGATTCCATCGAAGAAGCGCGAACTGCCCTTTTTGAACAGAAATTCGAGAGCCTGGTACGGACTATCCGCAATGAGATCCGCAACCAGGACCAAACACCCGAGCGGGTGGTGCCGCCTGCCGGGCGCAGGAATATCACCACTGCGGTAGCGGCTGCCGAGACCCGGAAGCCTGCCGCCCCGGAACCCTATAAGCCCGTGGCAAAGCGGGATTTCAAAGAATTACCAATACGAGCTAAAAATCGGTCGGATATCGTTGGGGTATCTTCTGGTTATTATCTGATTGCCAATGTTTACAAGAACAAGAAGTATTTAAACGCTTTCGTAAAGTCATTGAAAGAGAAAGGTTTGGATGCGCGGCAATTCTATAACACGGAGAACGGGTTGTATTATGTATATCTGGCCGATTTTTCATCCAAAGGGGAAGCCGACATGGCCCACCACACAGACCTGAGCGGGAAGTACCAGGACGAGAAGTGGATCATGGAGGTGTATAATCCGGTTGCCACCGCAGAGGTGAGCTTCCAGGAGGAATAACCCCTTCAAAATTGAGTCCGGATCGGAAATAGCGGCTGGCCATCTCCGGGGACAGGGTTTGCGCCCCAGAAAATAAACCCTCCCGGTAGCCCACCAGCGGTCCAGCCGTGGTCCGGTCCATCCAACGGACCCGATAGAAGTAAGGCCTGCTTTCCAATTGCGGATAGCGGGCTTTATTTATTGCGGAACCAAGCCCTTTTGTTGCGGAGCCAACCCCTTTCTGTCACCTGGTTCCACAGACCGCCCGGTCTGTTTTTTGGCAAATTTTCGACGAACTGCACCACCGGCGTGCACTTGATCGAAAATTCCTGCAAATGCTCGGTGAATTAATTGAATATCCGTACTTTTCGAATAGATACAACACAACCAGTTTACAACCCAAATCCCCAGAATCATGACGTACTTTTACCCCCGAAAGCACGGCACCCAGGATTCAATCCACACTGCCGGTTCCCGGGCAGACCATCGGCCCCGGGAATTTTCCGAAACGCAGCACCCGCTACCAGAACCCATGCGAACAGCCGGCCCCAACGGCTGAGTCTTCGCCGGAAGCGCAAGGCGCCAGCGTAACAGGATTCACCTGAAACCATTTATTGAAGGAGCTCAGGAGCAGGCCGGAAACGGACTGCGCCAGGGATAGTTTATCTCAAAAACTCCCCGCGAATCTGCCGCGCGGTTCCCTTGTGGCCCGTACCTCCGGGTAAAGGGCCTGGGATTCCCAGCCCAAACCGGAAGCGTTATTCAAACCCCAAACCCAATACAACCCAAATCTTACGCTTATGAAAACTACTACTTTAAAGGTCATGGTCATAGACAGCGATATCCGCTTTCTGGAAGCCTATCCTTATTATTTCAACACCTACCGCGATTACGACCTCGCGGGGATCTATTCCTCTGTGGCAGAAGCCCTGGAGGACTATTCGAGAATCCAACCGGACATCGTCCTTTCTGAGGTACACCTGCCAGAGGGATGCGGTGTGGCCGGGATTGCCGAATTTCGCAAACGGGATGCCGATGCCAAGGTCATCATGGTGAGTGATGAAACGGATTTCGAGACCATCAAGAAGTCCTTTAAGCTCGGCGCGGTCGGGTACCTGACCAAACCGGTGAGCAAGAAACGACTGGAGCAGGCCCTGGATTCGATCAAATACGAAGGGGCTGCCCTCAGCCACGATATTGCCAAACAGGTGATCTCCATGTTTCGCCGGAAGCATTATGCCAATTTTTCGGAACGCGAAAACGAAATCATCGAATGCCTCGGGCAGGGGATGACCTATAAATCCATGGCCGAAAAACTGTTCGTGACCACCAGCACCATCAATTTCCACATCCAGAATATATACCTGAAACTGGATGTGAATTCCAAGTCTGAGGCCCTGCAGAAAATCAGGCAGCTCGAATGCGCCTGAAACGATAGTTGCTTTGTGGGATTAGCTGCTAGTTCATCAGCGCGGCGGGCCGTAGCCATAGCGGCCCGTTTCCTGGTGGCAAAAATGGAAAAGTGCTCCGGGAGGAGCACTTTTTTATTTCAGAATCTGGTCGGAAACCGGCTATTGCCGATCGGCTGCAGCCACATCCGCGCCCAGGCCGCTCAGGTCCTCCCGGTACATCCATAACTCGGTGGTTTCACTGACTGAGGCGGTTTGCCAGTCTTCCAGGAATTTCGGAAAACTCCCGGAACCGTGGACTTCTTCAAACCAGGCGGGAAATTCGTCCCCTTCGCCCATAAAGGTCATTTTATCGAAGAAATCCACCCAGGCAAAATCCATCCCGTCCGAGGTGGCCATCGTATTGAAATAGATTCCGTAGGGGACATCCGCCATTTTTTGGGCGTATACCTCCCGTACCTGATCGACAACGCGCATGAACGTTTCATTTTGGAACCGGGCCATGTCTGCGATAAATACATTCAGGTACTTCAGCTTAAAGTCCTCGCTGAAATTCGATTTGTCCGGATAGAACCGCCAGGTATGGGTGACCGTGCCGGTTGTATGGGCCAGTACGGCATTGTTCCAGTGGTCAAAATGGTCGCCGCCCATTTCCATCTCATCCATGGTGGCCCAGGTGTGGGGCCCCATAGTCCAGACATAGTTATCCGAGTTTACTCCGTTCATTACCCAGTAAACCCGGGCCCCGGCAGCCCCGTCCTGGTGGTATTTCTGGTTGTGTTCCTTCAATCCGGCCTCCAATTCGGCGATCTCGGCCATGTTGGGTGTAAGCATAATGTTCGTAAACATGGGGTACCCCATGGATTCCTGGGCGCATAATGCAAAAGGCGCCAGCAACAAAATGAGCATTAAATTTTTCATCGGTTACAATTAATTGGTTGATAGACACGGAACATTCCATGCCGATTGTGTGATGTTGGCGGGGGAGGGTGTCGCCCGGGACGGGGGCGTAAAGGTTCAGACAATCCCGGAAAAACCGGATTGTATCGGAAGAGATTCCCGCTACGGGTTTGCGGGAGCAGGTTGAGGGATCTCTTTTTTGTTTAGTATGCCCGTAACCAACCTAAGATACTAAAAATCAACCAGAAAATTGAGGTAATTAAAGAACTAAAATATCCCTTATTTTTGCCCCAATGGACACCTGGTACCACTACTTGTTACTGGTCGTTGTGGGATTCGCCGTTGGTTTTATCAATACGGTAGCCGGCGGGGCCTCCCTGATCTCCCTCCCCGTGCTTATTTGGCTGGGGCTGCCCCCGGCGGTGGCCAACGGTACCAACCGTGTGGCCATTGTCCTGCAGACCGCCATGGCTACGGCCGGATTTCGCAGTAAAGGGGTGAGCACCTTCCCGTTCAACGGCTACCTGGGTCTCGCCGCGGTGGCCGGTTCGCTGATCGGTGCGTACCTGGCCGTGGATATTTCGGGTGAATTGTTCAACCGGATCCTGGCTATTATCATGGTCGTGGTCGTACTGGTAATCGCTTTTAAGCCCGGGGTGCAGATCGATACGCTCCAGGAACGCCTGACCGGCCGGTATCTGTGGGCCGGCTGCCTGGCATTCTTTTTTATCGGCATTTACGGGGGCTTTATCAATGCAGGAGTCGGGTTTATTATCATTCTATTCCTGCACTACTTCCACCGGATGGACCTGGTCCGCACCAATGCGACCAAGGTGGCCGTGGTCTGTATCTATACGATTGCGGCCCTGATTGTGTTTATCGTCAACGACAAGGTCATCTGGAAGGTGGGGCTGGTACTGGCCATCGGGAACATGCTCGGAGCCTGGTTCTCGAGCCGGATTTCCGTGGGTCGGGGCGACGGGTATATCAAGGGCTTTCTGATCGCGATGATCCTGGTGATGGCAGTTAAACTCTGGTTTTTTACATAATGGCTATGGAACGGCATCTCGACGCATTGAACTGGCGCTACGCGGTGAAGAAATTCGATCCGGAGCGGTCACTGACAGCCGAACAGGTGGATGGCCTTAAGCGGGCGTTCAACCTGACGGCCACTTCCTACGGGTTACAACCCATCCAACTCGTAGTTCTCCGGCACAAAACCCTGCAGGAGGAGTTGGTGGTACATTCCTATGGGCAACGACAGGTAGCGGATGCCTCGCATTTACTCATTTTTTGCATCGAAAAAGCCGTGGATAGCGCGTATATCGAGGCCTATTTTAACCGGGTTCGGGAAGTCCGGGGTACCTCAGGGGAAATCCTCGACCCGTATCGCCGGGAGTTACAGCAGCGTTTCCGTGGGAAACCGTCGGAGGAGGTGCGCATCTGGGCCACCCACCAGGCGTATCTGGCCATGGGCAACCTGCTGACTTACTGCGCTTTTGAGCGTATCGATTCCTGCCCGATGGAAGGTTTTGACCCGGAGGCCTACGATCGGGTCCTCGGCCTGGAAGACCGTGGGCTCACAGCTGTCCTGGCCATGCCGGTGGGGTATCGTTCCCCTGAGGATATTTTTTCCGGTTTCAAAAAAGTCCGGCGGAAACTCGAGCGCTCCGTCTATACAATCGAAGAAAAGTAAAGCTATGCCCGGTTTTGAATTATTTGGAGAAAAGGAAAAGCAATCCGTTCAGGACGTTCTGGACAGCGGCGTTCTGATGCGATATGGTTTTGAGCCGATGCGCAACGGCCATTGGAAGGCACGGGAACTGGAATCCGCCCTCGCCGGACGCATGGAAACCCCGCATGCGCACCTGGTGAGCAGCGGCACGGCGGCCTTAACGGTAGCCCTTGCAAGCGCCGGGGTGGGGGCGGGGGACGAAGTGATCCTGCCGGTGTTCACCTTTGTGGCCAGTTTTGAGGCGGTGTTGTCCTTAGGGGCGGTACCAGTGCTCTGCGACGTCGATGATACGCTGACCCTGGACCCCGGGGCGGTTTCCGGGCTGATCACGGAAAAGACCCGGGCCATCATGCCGGTGCATATGTGCGGGTCCATGGCAGACCTGGAAGCGCTCCAGGCCCTGGCGGGGAAGCACGGCCTGCTACTGGTGGAGGACGCCTGCCAGGCAATCGGCGGCTCCTATAAAGGCAAGCCGCTGGGGAGTATCGGGGAGGCGGGTTGTTTCTCGTTTGATTTCGTAAAGACCATAACCTGCGGGGAGGGCGGGGCCGTCATTACGCACTCCCCGGATATATACGAAAAAGCCCAGGCCTACAGCGACCACGGGCACGACCATGTCGGCAGGGACCGGGGGGCGGAAGGCCATCCCCATTTGGGGTACAATTACAGGATCTCCGAATTGCACGCCGCTGTCGGCCTGGCACAACTCGCCCGCCTGGACGACTTTATCGGCATTCAGAAACGTCACTACGAGGTGCTGGAGGGGGCCGTCAGGGAAATTCCAGGGGTTGTTTTACGCCGCGTCCCCGGGGGCGGGGTCCAGAATTATTCCTTTTTGAATTTTTTCCTGCCGGACGCGGACAGCGCCCGTCGTGCGCAACGGGAGCTATCCGAAGCCGGGGTGGACGGGGTCTTTTACTGGTACGACAACAATTGGCACTACCACCGTCGTTGGGAGCACCTGAAAGGGTTGAAATCCCTCGGGGCCCTGCCGGCAGAGACTGCCCGGCGGACCCGGGAAGCCAACGACCGGGACTTTCCCGATTCCGATGCCTGGATGGGCCGTTGCCTGTCGGTACTGATCAAACTGTCGTGGACGGAAGAAGCGGTCCGTCGGCGCGCAGCTGCCCTTTCAAATGTCCTGCAGGAGGTGTCGGGGTAGCGAAACCGCTGTGGCCCGCATGAAGGAGTATTCAGCCCCTGCGGTATCGCTCAATAGGGCACGTAATCCACTATTTCCAACCCGTAGCCGACGATCCCGACGCGCTTGGCCTGGGAGCTGTTGGTCATCAGCCGGATTTTCTGGATCCGCAGGTCGTGGAGTATCTGTGCGCCAATCCCAAAATCCTTGGTGTCCATTTCGATTCCCGGGGCTTTGAGGATGCCTTTCGCCTGGTTTTCCTCCAGACCCCTGATCCGCGAGAGCAGGTTCAGGGATTCGCTGGGCTGGTTGATAAAAACTATGGCTCCCGTACCTTCATCGTTCAGGGCCCGGAACATATCGTCCAGTTTTTTGTCTGCATCGTTGGTCAGCGTCCCCAGGATGTCGTTGTTCACCAGGGTGGAATTGATCCGGGTAAGCACCGGGTCGCCGTCCTTCCAGGCACCTTTGGTGAGGGCCAGGTGTATCTGGTCGTTGGTGGTTTGACGGTAGGCGTGGAGCCGGTATTCCCCGAACCGGGTTTTGACGTCAAAAGAGGCCTCTTTGCGGATCAGGCTGTCGTGCTTCATCCGGTACGCGACCAAATCTTCGATAGAAACGAGCTTCAGGTTGAATTTGCGCGCCACCCGGGCCAGTTCGGGCAACCGGGCCATGGTGCCGTCCTCGTTGAGCACTTCCACGAGGATTCCCGCCGGTTGGAATCCCGCCAGCCGGGCAAAATCGACGGCAGCCTCTGTATGGCCCACGCGCCGCAATACTCCCCCGTTTTTGGCGCGGAGCGGGAATATGTGGCCGGGACGGCCGAGTTCCTCCGGCCGGATGTCCGGGTTCACCAGGGCCTGGATCGTTTTGGCGCGGTCGTGGACGGAGATGCCCGTCGTACAGCCATACCCGATCAGGTCTACCGATACGGTAAATTGCGTGTGGTGCAGCACCGTGTTGTTTTCCACCATCATTTTCAGGTCGAGCGCATCGCATCGCTCCTCGGTAAGCGGGGCGCAGATTAGGCCCCTGCCATGGGTGGCCATAAAGTTGATCATCTCCGGGGTTACCTTTTCGGCCGCCGCGATAAAGTCGCCTTCATTCTCCCGGTTTTCATCGTCCACCACAATGATGACCTTGCCCTGCCGGATATCTTCAATGGCGGACTCGATGGAATCCAGCTGTATTTTTTTTCCCATAGTCAGTTTTTGGTAGTCCCCGCTTTCTTTTTTCGGGAAAAACGATC
This genomic window from Robiginitalea biformata HTCC2501 contains:
- a CDS encoding tetratricopeptide repeat protein; protein product: MLRHLLWLFFLALHAAGAGQYNRDSLLQVLPGLPEDSVRVQVLLDLSWAYFRSDLNKSLDYANRTETLARKLGLTEKLAASKRIKSFTLSGLGNYREADSLLVSALADYRLAGNQKMIANCYSELGWLKRLQNDPAAAVDYFGQAIDLAGKAGDINTQAQAYNYLAGLYADQKQYDKAIENYEEALERVRQLDIQPGISACLTNLAAVYTELGQNEKAIALNREALPIKEATGDLLGAGRVLNNLGIAFNELSEYARAREVLQRADSLAREVGNERLVNTVGYSLSVTAYGLGEYRRSIDLCQRLLDREPPVTDLDLLSKIYRRLYLAYGALGDYQRAFESAENWGRVTDSLYDENILKATNEIEARYQSERKNQEIALLASEKSLQQLQLNKRVNERNGIIGLSLLVLLLAGLIYNQYRLKQRSNLELQELDRLKSGFFANISHEFRTPLTLIKGPIEKLEQNPGETLSREEVRMIRRNTQRVLGLVNQLLDLSRIDQGELRLKPTEGDVFKCLRAAASAFNSHAAQRRMDYSVRIPTDSLWASFDRDKIEQVVYNLLSNAFKFCEDGGTVAFEATYKDELLTMQVADSGRGIPSGDLPYIFDRFYQAQGGMTRDREGSGIGLALSRDLVELMDGTITVESEEGEGARFTVQLPLRAIRTRGHGEMQDPQNTLQEAEPPKAFAFRSPDLRNLPLVLLVEDNPDMRQFICDGLIDAYRTLTARDGEEGLKLAISRNPDLVITDLMMPRMDGVEMTEKLKTRIETSHIPVVMLTARAGMENKLEGLETGADDYLTKPFDTRELRVRVANLIRQRQRLRDHYQQQAHAVVPEEVTATSLDQQFLERLHALLEAEHADPEFGLPQMQRALGMSKTQLHRKVRALTNTAPGTLLRNFRLDRAAQLLRQEADTVTQVAYRVGFNNLSYFSKCFRERHGASPSTFCD
- a CDS encoding TolB family protein translates to MKRIFTLKNLLGTLCLLTTLSLSAQSDRIADARHTASQEADKRVDDYLKLVKLGYSEREIYEDLGNVNFLTENYESAAFWYQKLVDLAGIRAIPESYQERYKYAMHKAGIIQYSEVVAQRDWVSRIKDDYQIERSSHAAQLTRSLAENYKMPEFGRNDAYPNTESLDALRALSEADLVQMQSERAAVQNAYLPPVSVTADGRTAYFSKAVFVKPLYGIFSKKQLVHKIFRAENINGQWGNVREVAVAPKYASAMHPAVSADGSRLYFASDMPGTFGKFDIYVADIGRDGSTGAPRNMGEKINTRKNDLYPSLAGGDILFFASDGHDGYGGLDLYAARVARRSVGLAINIGSPFNSMEDEFALNLQTEDGIAYVMSNRGAARDDIQQLVFSYFDAENNHVAENRYSFKEILATEPSQSYANTMFED
- a CDS encoding PorP/SprF family type IX secretion system membrane protein is translated as MKVCNHFDIKTAAVLLFSLLCFGQSVRSQQTGEPEGDFKVKSPFHNQLFFNRFLINPTFSLVRENKSYLNILHRNQYATYEDNIQNYYLGFSNKLNERTALGIGVYGQWEGVVQEFGFNANYATAVRLGDKSKLTFGTNITYVSQGLARNRIVTPETDPTLEESTKESKISVQPGVALSVGRFDVALYGKDLIRYNQTTNELLTGFEARNLHGALQYTQPLGGASGLFENGRLMPLVQVGMDAEDRIAYIGSLLLDLPNYGWVQTTYDATYGLSMGLGFNLNQKLSLGYLMEKDLSDTGSNLGWNHELSLAYTFKDDEDNGEIFVDAGTMSKDKQIDAIVRNYEDQLLELRAARDADAVVSEQSLAWENRLILDELMMRQDSIEEARTALFEQKFESLVRTIRNEIRNQDQTPERVVPPAGRRNITTAVAAAETRKPAAPEPYKPVAKRDFKELPIRAKNRSDIVGVSSGYYLIANVYKNKKYLNAFVKSLKEKGLDARQFYNTENGLYYVYLADFSSKGEADMAHHTDLSGKYQDEKWIMEVYNPVATAEVSFQEE
- a CDS encoding response regulator transcription factor; this encodes MKTTTLKVMVIDSDIRFLEAYPYYFNTYRDYDLAGIYSSVAEALEDYSRIQPDIVLSEVHLPEGCGVAGIAEFRKRDADAKVIMVSDETDFETIKKSFKLGAVGYLTKPVSKKRLEQALDSIKYEGAALSHDIAKQVISMFRRKHYANFSERENEIIECLGQGMTYKSMAEKLFVTTSTINFHIQNIYLKLDVNSKSEALQKIRQLECA
- a CDS encoding sulfite exporter TauE/SafE family protein; this encodes MDTWYHYLLLVVVGFAVGFINTVAGGASLISLPVLIWLGLPPAVANGTNRVAIVLQTAMATAGFRSKGVSTFPFNGYLGLAAVAGSLIGAYLAVDISGELFNRILAIIMVVVVLVIAFKPGVQIDTLQERLTGRYLWAGCLAFFFIGIYGGFINAGVGFIIILFLHYFHRMDLVRTNATKVAVVCIYTIAALIVFIVNDKVIWKVGLVLAIGNMLGAWFSSRISVGRGDGYIKGFLIAMILVMAVKLWFFT
- a CDS encoding NAD(P)H-dependent oxidoreductase, encoding MAMERHLDALNWRYAVKKFDPERSLTAEQVDGLKRAFNLTATSYGLQPIQLVVLRHKTLQEELVVHSYGQRQVADASHLLIFCIEKAVDSAYIEAYFNRVREVRGTSGEILDPYRRELQQRFRGKPSEEVRIWATHQAYLAMGNLLTYCAFERIDSCPMEGFDPEAYDRVLGLEDRGLTAVLAMPVGYRSPEDIFSGFKKVRRKLERSVYTIEEK
- a CDS encoding DegT/DnrJ/EryC1/StrS family aminotransferase, producing the protein MPGFELFGEKEKQSVQDVLDSGVLMRYGFEPMRNGHWKARELESALAGRMETPHAHLVSSGTAALTVALASAGVGAGDEVILPVFTFVASFEAVLSLGAVPVLCDVDDTLTLDPGAVSGLITEKTRAIMPVHMCGSMADLEALQALAGKHGLLLVEDACQAIGGSYKGKPLGSIGEAGCFSFDFVKTITCGEGGAVITHSPDIYEKAQAYSDHGHDHVGRDRGAEGHPHLGYNYRISELHAAVGLAQLARLDDFIGIQKRHYEVLEGAVREIPGVVLRRVPGGGVQNYSFLNFFLPDADSARRAQRELSEAGVDGVFYWYDNNWHYHRRWEHLKGLKSLGALPAETARRTREANDRDFPDSDAWMGRCLSVLIKLSWTEEAVRRRAAALSNVLQEVSG
- the ribB gene encoding 3,4-dihydroxy-2-butanone-4-phosphate synthase → MGKKIQLDSIESAIEDIRQGKVIIVVDDENRENEGDFIAAAEKVTPEMINFMATHGRGLICAPLTEERCDALDLKMMVENNTVLHHTQFTVSVDLIGYGCTTGISVHDRAKTIQALVNPDIRPEELGRPGHIFPLRAKNGGVLRRVGHTEAAVDFARLAGFQPAGILVEVLNEDGTMARLPELARVARKFNLKLVSIEDLVAYRMKHDSLIRKEASFDVKTRFGEYRLHAYRQTTNDQIHLALTKGAWKDGDPVLTRINSTLVNNDILGTLTNDADKKLDDMFRALNDEGTGAIVFINQPSESLNLLSRIRGLEENQAKGILKAPGIEMDTKDFGIGAQILHDLRIQKIRLMTNSSQAKRVGIVGYGLEIVDYVPY